A genomic region of Miscanthus floridulus cultivar M001 chromosome 3, ASM1932011v1, whole genome shotgun sequence contains the following coding sequences:
- the LOC136542733 gene encoding serine carboxypeptidase II-3-like isoform X1: MRTTTTATALPLLVVLCLALPLLPGATAKAARLRQGDYLARLRGSPRPAESASLAVASATDRAARHAASPPVGRKEDDHVDKLPGQPSGVDFEQYAGYVTVDAAAGRALFYYLAEAVGGGSASAAKPLLLWLNGGPGCSSLGYGAMEELGPFRVKSDGKTLYRNPYAWNNAANVLFLESPAGVGFSYSNTTADYGRFGDNKTAEDALQFLLNWMEKFPEYKGRGFYLAGESYAGHYVPQLAHAILRHATGKPSSSPINLKGIMIGNAVINDWTDSKGMYDFFWTHALISDATADAIDRYCNFSATAAGSDKCDEATSEAGEALEDIDIYNIYAPNCQSADLVSPPITPSMDNFDPCSDYYVNAYLNDPDVQKALHANVTRLDHPWSACSDVLRRWTDSATTVLPILTELLKNDVRVWVYRYASTASLSAPLMQQVEIETGDTDGRVPVTSSRYSVNQLQLPVAAKWRAWFSSTQGAGEVGGYVVEYKGKEKGSLSLVTVRGAGHEVPSYQPKRALVLVQNFLAGKTLPDCKTCESA, encoded by the exons ATGaggaccaccaccaccgccaccgcgctgcCGCTCTTGGTAGTGCTCTGCCTCGCGCTGCCGCTGCTCCCCGGCGCCACGGCCAAGGCGGCGCGGCTGCGGCAGGGCGACTACCTGGCGCGCCTGCGCGGGTCGCCGCGGCCGGCCGAGTCGGCGTCGCTGGCGGTCGCGTCGGCGACGGACAGAGCGGCCCGGCACGCGGCGTCGCCGCCCGTGGGGCGCAAGGAGGACGACCACGTGGACAAGCTGCCCGGCCAGCCGTCAGGCGTGGACTTCGAGCAGTACGCCGGGTACGTGACGGTGGACGCCGCGGCCGGGCGCGCGCTCTTCTACTACCTCGCCGAGGCCGTCGGCGGCGGGTCGGCGTCGGCGGCCAAGCCACTCCTCCTCTGGCTCAACGGAG GCCCCGGGTGCTCGTCGCTGGGGTACGGCGCCATGGAGGAGCTGGGCCCTTTCCGGGTGAAGAGCGACGGCAAGACGCTGTACCGCAACCCGTACGCGTGGAACAACGCAGCGAACGTGCTGTTCCTGGAGAGCCCCGCCGGCGTGGGCTTCTCCTACTCCAACACGACGGCGGACTACGGCCGGTTCGGCGACAACAAGACGGCCGAGGACGCGCTCCAGTTCCTGCTCAACTGGATGGAAAAGTTCCCCGAGTACAAGGGCCGCGGCTTCTACCTCGCCGGCGAGAGCTACGCCGGCCACTACGTCCCGCAGCTCGCCCACGCCATCCTCCGCCACGCCACCGGCAAGCCGTCGTCGTCGCCCATCAACCTCAAGGGCATCATG ATCGGGAACGCGGTGATCAACGACTGGACGGACAGCAAGGGCATGTACGACTTCTTCTGGACGCACGCGCTCATCTCCGACGCGACGGCCGACGCCATCGACAGGTACTGCAACTTCAGCGCCACCGCCGCGGGCTCCGACAAGTGCGACGAGGCGACGTCGGAGGCcggcgaggccctggaggacatCGACATCTACAACATCTACGCGCCCAACTGTCAGTCCGCCGACCTCGTCTCGCCGCCGATCACCCCCTCG ATGGACAACTTTGATCCGTGCTCGGATTATTACGTGAACGCCTACCTCAACGACCCGGACGTGCAGAAGGCGCTCCACGCCAACGTCACCCGCCTCGACCACCCCTGGTCCGCCTGCAG TGATGTCTTGAGACGCTGGACTGACAGCGCCACGACCGTGCTGCCTATTCTCACGGAGCTCCTCAAGAACGACGTCAGGGTCTGGGTGTACAGGTACGCCAGCACAGCATCTCTTTCAGCTCCACTGATGCAGCAAGTGGAAATCGAAAC TGGAGACACCGATGGGAGAGTGCCGGTCACTTCCAGCAGGTACTCCGTCAACCAGCTCCAGCTCCCTGTTGCTGCAAAATGGAGGGCATGGTTCAGCAGCACTCAG GGCGCCGGAGAGGTGGGTGGATACGTGGTGGAGTACAAGGGCAAGGAGAAGGGCAGCCTCAGCCTGGTCACCGTGAGGGGAGCCGGCCACGAGGTGCCCAGCTACCAGCCAAAGCGAGCGCTCGTGCTTGTCCAGAATTTCCTTGCAGGCAAAACGCTCCCTGACTGCAAAACATGCGAGTCGGCTTAG
- the LOC136542733 gene encoding serine carboxypeptidase II-3-like isoform X2, producing MRTTTTATALPLLVVLCLALPLLPGATAKAARLRQGDYLARLRGSPRPAESASLAVASATDRAARHAASPPVGRKEDDHVDKLPGQPSGVDFEQYAGYVTVDAAAGRALFYYLAEAVGGGSASAAKPLLLWLNGGPGCSSLGYGAMEELGPFRVKSDGKTLYRNPYAWNNAANVLFLESPAGVGFSYSNTTADYGRFGDNKTAEDALQFLLNWMEKFPEYKGRGFYLAGESYAGHYVPQLAHAILRHATGKPSSSPINLKGIMIGNAVINDWTDSKGMYDFFWTHALISDATADAIDRYCNFSATAAGSDKCDEATSEAGEALEDIDIYNIYAPNCQSADLVSPPITPSMDNFDPCSDYYVNAYLNDPDVQKALHANVTRLDHPWSACSDVLRRWTDSATTVLPILTELLKNDVRVWVYSGDTDGRVPVTSSRYSVNQLQLPVAAKWRAWFSSTQGAGEVGGYVVEYKGKEKGSLSLVTVRGAGHEVPSYQPKRALVLVQNFLAGKTLPDCKTCESA from the exons ATGaggaccaccaccaccgccaccgcgctgcCGCTCTTGGTAGTGCTCTGCCTCGCGCTGCCGCTGCTCCCCGGCGCCACGGCCAAGGCGGCGCGGCTGCGGCAGGGCGACTACCTGGCGCGCCTGCGCGGGTCGCCGCGGCCGGCCGAGTCGGCGTCGCTGGCGGTCGCGTCGGCGACGGACAGAGCGGCCCGGCACGCGGCGTCGCCGCCCGTGGGGCGCAAGGAGGACGACCACGTGGACAAGCTGCCCGGCCAGCCGTCAGGCGTGGACTTCGAGCAGTACGCCGGGTACGTGACGGTGGACGCCGCGGCCGGGCGCGCGCTCTTCTACTACCTCGCCGAGGCCGTCGGCGGCGGGTCGGCGTCGGCGGCCAAGCCACTCCTCCTCTGGCTCAACGGAG GCCCCGGGTGCTCGTCGCTGGGGTACGGCGCCATGGAGGAGCTGGGCCCTTTCCGGGTGAAGAGCGACGGCAAGACGCTGTACCGCAACCCGTACGCGTGGAACAACGCAGCGAACGTGCTGTTCCTGGAGAGCCCCGCCGGCGTGGGCTTCTCCTACTCCAACACGACGGCGGACTACGGCCGGTTCGGCGACAACAAGACGGCCGAGGACGCGCTCCAGTTCCTGCTCAACTGGATGGAAAAGTTCCCCGAGTACAAGGGCCGCGGCTTCTACCTCGCCGGCGAGAGCTACGCCGGCCACTACGTCCCGCAGCTCGCCCACGCCATCCTCCGCCACGCCACCGGCAAGCCGTCGTCGTCGCCCATCAACCTCAAGGGCATCATG ATCGGGAACGCGGTGATCAACGACTGGACGGACAGCAAGGGCATGTACGACTTCTTCTGGACGCACGCGCTCATCTCCGACGCGACGGCCGACGCCATCGACAGGTACTGCAACTTCAGCGCCACCGCCGCGGGCTCCGACAAGTGCGACGAGGCGACGTCGGAGGCcggcgaggccctggaggacatCGACATCTACAACATCTACGCGCCCAACTGTCAGTCCGCCGACCTCGTCTCGCCGCCGATCACCCCCTCG ATGGACAACTTTGATCCGTGCTCGGATTATTACGTGAACGCCTACCTCAACGACCCGGACGTGCAGAAGGCGCTCCACGCCAACGTCACCCGCCTCGACCACCCCTGGTCCGCCTGCAG TGATGTCTTGAGACGCTGGACTGACAGCGCCACGACCGTGCTGCCTATTCTCACGGAGCTCCTCAAGAACGACGTCAGGGTCTGGGTGTACAG TGGAGACACCGATGGGAGAGTGCCGGTCACTTCCAGCAGGTACTCCGTCAACCAGCTCCAGCTCCCTGTTGCTGCAAAATGGAGGGCATGGTTCAGCAGCACTCAG GGCGCCGGAGAGGTGGGTGGATACGTGGTGGAGTACAAGGGCAAGGAGAAGGGCAGCCTCAGCCTGGTCACCGTGAGGGGAGCCGGCCACGAGGTGCCCAGCTACCAGCCAAAGCGAGCGCTCGTGCTTGTCCAGAATTTCCTTGCAGGCAAAACGCTCCCTGACTGCAAAACATGCGAGTCGGCTTAG